In the genome of Vespa crabro chromosome 17, iyVesCrab1.2, whole genome shotgun sequence, one region contains:
- the LOC124430003 gene encoding uncharacterized protein LOC124430003 isoform X1, with protein MSLIRSSKRDSLRGYEKVSDKILYPTVNSLALKRTRLPLQLHDGGTDIETQEEMKKDSGPHRESKRTGLMAKDKGNPFRKYRAKIEMMVERRNEIFESAESAEITTSILTDSEKDEDLLYSSTEEYKKERMADWLLEEKKNENVKTNIRNESNDDSSVLSGRRCSYSSEDYEKVDVKSQCYPEAFVERDFDVNESFHRKKITGISKSTCDRESILFSSDEEKSSLRNNKKKKKKKKKKKRQFARYVLHYVPGYPGKRHKQPTKKKKKHYRFVTSFDSRARSLGEEDETSIEENQEFSRPKSLSRFELKYVMISAPSNFVHIASATNTRLMSNEKIASSKLEQSIITHEEKSANLPLLLRGKEVDKSINRLIGEETPMKNLRHVNEGRTPYVEIKRTSLGNAEERKGEIVDPCRSVKIETDDREMRISYEPILRTNVSFLWSDRTRNFLDNKNEQTRLSSSLVEKNEETFAGTFEEPYDDVGPPLSKSFSQEDDYDDVGPPPTCSDENTLGDGKYAKDDTYDDVLVPFLNKIEEKVETILDDERQESSINNDYYSLEDGEDERYIYDDVAVPVGEERVNSLYGDSMAASFMGSVLTNGKESEWEDVDDFTNALPCYCQHDCTCEKNRERCNTWSKKKTGQRSGKKWKRRRSRRCRKTSASSARTRHDSIVDVAITGSALLLADHSGKKEGEWRSSGNSELDGESVGTKTQGLVQMRLVDLDEDTDMQEASCYVHEESASEDSTYESLRFCQPDDFGMDSESETSGRVNGPNLNAENRGENTTNGNVYLEAPAKPIPPPPRESSLTETLGRRIKMLRRTWSITKGSLGRIRRRTLFFEEEQAAEEGKDLANVHHQQQLPDNGKYFSFRKHFRKNLTSFSTFYLNDSDGICTSRNNNNNNGTSKEAIYGNTNWYAAWSGTTKINNDCESSSRDVDHYSVLADQEPLYQFYEAAVARVAFESDSDGYEEVEDLNFPPLATEDFLKPGQRTLWCQTPQVVRSGLLQRLTPEEKKIQEAKFEILTSEASYLNSLRVLDNEFLRNHELTNEILTSSEKDKLFGGVPAVIKASERLLADLEIIWKEDPTLNNLPDILLKHSDKYLDIFVGYCSNQIKIDMTLKELRARKGGSKFVEAVAQIESRPECQSLPLNSFLMLPMQRITRLPLLADAVLSKLSVENTADRSSWEKVLSTFTYVASECNEGARAAAQEAEMEMITRKLEYSAKIKTLALKNRRLIKKGPVIRLTTKADMEYKLTFGKKFNKTPLYLFLLTDYLLVTKIKHNSTHDEAYIVTDVCKRNLLALETVSEDSPFAGRNAMMLTLLENYSGKQAEYVLTCESNTERERWLEAISPPKRETFGETLYEAWDCPQVMALYSYSPSQPDELTLQPGDVINVMRKMTDGWYHGEKLLNGEQGWFPANYTKEVASEHVRARNLKQRHRLLALTGSVLQRRAKQNLADRLQSVS; from the exons ATGAGTTTGATAAGAAGCTCCAAAAGAGATTCCCTTCGTGGATACGAAAAGGTGTCGGACAAAATTCTTTATCCGACGGTAAATAGTTTGGCCTTGAAGAGAACAAGATTACCGTTGCAACTTCACGATGGTGGTACGGATATCGAGACGCAAGAGGAGATGAAAAAGGATTCGGGGCCCCATCGGGAAAGCAAACGAACGGGTTTGATG GCTAAAGATAAGGGCAACCCATTCCGAAAATACCGCGCAAAAATTGAAATGATGGTCGAAAGACGAAACGAGATATTTGAGAGTGCCGAATCGGCTGAAATCACCACAAGCATCCTAACCGATAGCGAAAAAGACGAGGATCTATTATATTCTTCGACAGAAGAATATAAGAAGGAGAGAATGGCCGACTGGCTAttggaggagaaaaagaatgaaaacgtTAAAACAAATATTCGAAACGAGTCGAATGACGATTCGAGCGTTCTCAGCGGGAGACGTTGCTCGTATTCTTCGGAGGATTACGAAAAAGTCGATGTTAAAAGTCAATGTTACCCGGAAGCCTTTGTAGAACGTGACTTCGATGTCAACGAGAGCTTTCACCGCAAAAAGATCACGGGAATATCTAAATCGACGTGTGATAGAGAATCGATATTGTTTTCCAGCGACGAGGAAAAAAGTAGTCTacggaataataagaaaaagaagaaaaagaaaaagaaaaagaagagacagtTTGCTAGATACGTACTGCACTATGTACCAGGATATCCGGGCAAACGTCATAAACAaccaacgaaaaagaagaagaagcattaTCGCTTCGTAACGTCGTTTGACTCACGGGCGAGATCCTTGGGCGAAGAGGATGAAACGAGTATTGAAGAGAATCAGGAGTTTTCGCGACCAAAGAGTCTCTCGAGATTCGAATTGAAATACGTCATGATTTCGGCTCCATCGAATTTTGTTCACATTGCCTCGGCTACCAATACGCGCTTAATGTCCAATGAAAAGATCGCTAGCTCAAAATTAGAACAATCGATTATCACTCACGAAGAAAAATCCGCTAATTTACCTCTCCTCCTACGAGGGAAAGAAGTTGACAAAAGTATTAATCGGCTTATCGGTGAAGAAACGCCTATGAAAAATTTACGAC ACGTCAACGAAGGTAGAACGCCTtacgtagaaataaaaaggacgtCCCTAGGCAATGCGGAGGAGCGTAAGGGCGAAATCGTAGATCCTTGCCGATCGGTGAAAATCGAAACGGACGATCGCGAGATGAGAATTTCTTACGAACCTATATTACGCACCAATGTCAGTTTTCTTTGGAGCGATCGAACGAGAAATTTCTTGGACAACAAAAACGAGCAAACTCGACTTTCTTCCTCGCTCgtagaaaagaatgaagaaacgTTCGCGGGAACGTTCGAAGAACCGTACGACGACGTGGGACCACCGCTGTCCAAGTCCTTCTCTCAG GAAGACGATTACGACGATGTGGGACCACCGCCGACATGCTCCGATGAAAATACGCTTGGCGATGGAAAATACGCGAAGGATGACACGTACGACGACGTTTTGGtgccatttttaaataaaatcgaagaaaaagttgAAACGATATTGGATGATGAGAGACAAGAAAGCTCGATTAACAACGATTATTACAGTCTCGAGGATGGTGAGGATGAAAGGTACATTTACGATGACGTTGCTGTACCCGTTGGCGAGGAACGCGTCAATAGTCTCTATGGGGATTCCATGGCCGCCTCTTTTATGGGATCGGTCCTGACGAACGGCAAAGAATCCGAATGGGAGGACGTGGACGATTTTACAAACGCATTGCCTTGCTACTGTCAACATGACTGCACATG TGAAAAGAATCGCGAACGGTGTAATACGTGGAGTAAAAAGAAGACTGGACAACGGTCCGGCAAAAAGTGGAAAAGACGGCGTTCGAGAAGATGTAGGAAAACCTCGGCTTCCTCCGCGCGAACTCGCCACGACTCTATTGTTGACG TGGCCATCACCGGTTCTGCTCTGTTACTGGCCGATCATtcgggaaaaaaggaaggagaatgGAGATCATCGGGAAATTCGGAATTGGATGGAGAGTCCGTTGGTACGAAGACCCAAGGCCTCGTCCAAATGAGACTCGTGGATCTTGACGAAGACACGGACATGCAGGAGGCGTCGTGTTACGTTCACGAAG AAAGCGCCTCGGAAGATAGCACATATGAGAGCCTTCGTTTTTGCCAACCGGATGACTTCGGTATGGATTCGGAAAGCGAAACGAGTGGGCGCGTAAACGGGCCCAATCTTAATGCCGAGAATCGAGGTGAAAATACTACCAATGGGAATGTTTACCTGGAGGCTCCCGCGAAACCAATACCACCGCCTCCGAGAGAATCTAGTCTGACGGAAACATTAGGTAGAAGAATAAAGATGTTGCGGAGAACGTGGAGCATCACCAAGGGGAGTCTTGGCCGAATTCGAAGAAGAACTTTGTTCTTCGAGGAAGAACAAGCTGCCGAAGAAGGCAAGGACCTTGCCAACGTACACCATCAACAACAACTGCCAGacaatggaaaatattttagcTTTAGAAAACATTTCCGAAAGAACCTCACCAGCTTTTCGACCTTTTATCTAAATGATAGCGACGGTATTTGCACCTCGaggaacaacaataataataatggtaccAGCAAAGAAGCCATTTATGGTAATACCAATTGGTACGCCGCGTGGTCTGGTACGacgaaaattaataacgactGCGAATCTTCGTCGCGAGACGTCG ATCACTACAGCGTCTTGGCGGACCAAGAACCTTTGTATCAATTTTATGAGGCAGCCGTTGCGCGTGTAGCCTTCGAGTCGGATTCCGACGGATACGAGGAA GTAGAAGATTTAAATTTTCCTCCGCTCGCTACGGAGGATTTTCTAAAACCAGGGCAACGTACTTTATGGTGTCAAACTCCGCAAGTTGTACGCAGCGGACTCTTAC AGAGATTAACGccggaagaaaagaaaatacaagaaGCAAAGTTTGAGATCCTTACGTCAGAAGCATCCTACTTGAATTCGCTTCGTGTTCTTGACAACGAATTTCTTCGCAATCACGAGttaacgaatgaaattttgaCGAGCTCTGAGAAAGATAAACTATTTGGCGGAGTACCTGCTGTGATTAAAGCATCGGAAAGATTATTGGCGGATCTGGAAATAATATGGAAGGAAGATCctacattaaataatttgcCTGACATTTTACTTAAACACTCGGacaaatatttagatatattcgTCGGATATTGCtctaatcaaattaaaatagatatgACGTTGAAAGAATTGAG AGCGAGGAAAGGTGGCTCCAAATTTGTCGAGGCTGTCGCACAAATAGAGTCCCGTCCTGAATGTCAAAGCTTGCCATTAAATTCGTTCCTTATGCTACCGATGCAACGTATTACaag acTCCCGCTGTTAGCCGATGCAGTACTTTCTAAATTATCCGTCGAAAATACCGCTGATAGATCCTCCTGGGAAAAAGTTTTATCAACTTTCACTTATGTCGCGTCGGAGTGTAACGAGGGTGCACGTGCTGCGGCTCAAGAGGCAGAAATGGAAATGATAACGAG GAAATTGGAATATTCGGCAAAAATTAAGACATTGGCATTAAAAAATCgacgtttaattaaaaaaggacCCGTTATACGATTAACTACGAAGGCGGATATGGAATATAAGCTTACATTTGGGAAGAAGTTCAACAAAACACCGCTATACCTTTTTCTACTTACAGATTATCTTCTAGTCACAAAGATTAAACACAA CAGTACTCACGACGAAGCTTACATCGTAACGGACGTTTGCAAAAGAAATCTTCTTGCCTTGGAAACCGTTTCCGAGGATTCACCCTTTGCTGGTCGCAATGCAATGATGTTAACTCTTTTGGAAAATTATTCTGGTAAGCAGGCCGAATATGTTTTAACCTGTGAAAGCAAtacggaaagagaaagatggttGGAAGCTATATCACCGCCTAAACGAGAAACGTTCGGAGAAACGCTTTACGAAGCCTGGGATTGTCCTCAAGTAATGGCTCTTTATTCTTACTCGCCGAGCCAACCCGATGAGCTTACATTGCAACCAG GAgatgttattaacgtaatgaGAAAAATGACGGATGGCTGGTATCACGGCGAGAAGCTATTGAACGGCGAGCAAGGTTGGTTTCCTGCTAATTATACGAAAGAAGTTGCCTCTGAACACGTGCGCGCGAGAAACTTGAAACAGAGACATCGTCTGTTGGCCCTTACGGGTAGCGTTTTACAAAGAAGAGCAAAACAAAACTTGGCCGATCGTCTGCAAAGCGTATCGTAA
- the LOC124430003 gene encoding uncharacterized protein LOC124430003 isoform X2, translating to MSLIRSSKRDSLRGYEKVSDKILYPTVNSLALKRTRLPLQLHDGGTDIETQEEMKKDSGPHRESKRTGLMAKDKGNPFRKYRAKIEMMVERRNEIFESAESAEITTSILTDSEKDEDLLYSSTEEYKKERMADWLLEEKKNENVKTNIRNESNDDSSVLSGRRCSYSSEDYEKVDVKSQCYPEAFVERDFDVNESFHRKKITGISKSTCDRESILFSSDEEKSSLRNNKKKKKKKKKKKRQFARYVLHYVPGYPGKRHKQPTKKKKKHYRFVTSFDSRARSLGEEDETSIEENQEFSRPKSLSRFELKYVMISAPSNFVHIASATNTRLMSNEKIASSKLEQSIITHEEKSANLPLLLRGKEVDKSINRLIGEETPMKNLRHVNEGRTPYVEIKRTSLGNAEERKGEIVDPCRSVKIETDDREMRISYEPILRTNVSFLWSDRTRNFLDNKNEQTRLSSSLVEKNEETFAGTFEEPYDDVGPPLSKSFSQEDDYDDVGPPPTCSDENTLGDGKYAKDDTYDDVLVPFLNKIEEKVETILDDERQESSINNDYYSLEDGEDERYIYDDVAVPVGEERVNSLYGDSMAASFMGSVLTNGKESEWEDVDDFTNALPCYCQHDCTCEKNRERCNTWSKKKTGQRSGKKWKRRRSRRCRKTSASSARTRHDSIVDVAITGSALLLADHSGKKEGEWRSSGNSELDGESVGTKTQGLVQMRLVDLDEDTDMQEASCYVHEESASEDSTYESLRFCQPDDFGMDSESETSGRVNGPNLNAENRGENTTNGNVYLEAPAKPIPPPPRESSLTETLGRRIKMLRRTWSITKGSLGRIRRRTLFFEEEQAAEEGKDLANVHHQQQLPDNGKYFSFRKHFRKNLTSFSTFYLNDSDGICTSRNNNNNNGTSKEAIYGNTNWYAAWSGTTKINNDCESSSRDVDHYSVLADQEPLYQFYEAAVARVAFESDSDGYEEVEDLNFPPLATEDFLKPGQRTLWCQTPQVVRSGLLQRLTPEEKKIQEAKFEILTSEASYLNSLRVLDNEFLRNHELTNEILTSSEKDKLFGGVPAVIKASERLLADLEIIWKEDPTLNNLPDILLKHSDKYLDIFVGYCSNQIKIDMTLKELRARKGGSKFVEAVAQIESRPECQSLPLNSFLMLPMQRITRLPLLADAVLSKLSVENTADRSSWEKVLSTFTYVASECNEGARAAAQEAEMEMITRKLEYSAKIKTLALKNRRLIKKGPVIRLTTKADMEYKLTFGKKFNKTPLYLFLLTDYLLVTKIKHNTHDEAYIVTDVCKRNLLALETVSEDSPFAGRNAMMLTLLENYSGKQAEYVLTCESNTERERWLEAISPPKRETFGETLYEAWDCPQVMALYSYSPSQPDELTLQPGDVINVMRKMTDGWYHGEKLLNGEQGWFPANYTKEVASEHVRARNLKQRHRLLALTGSVLQRRAKQNLADRLQSVS from the exons ATGAGTTTGATAAGAAGCTCCAAAAGAGATTCCCTTCGTGGATACGAAAAGGTGTCGGACAAAATTCTTTATCCGACGGTAAATAGTTTGGCCTTGAAGAGAACAAGATTACCGTTGCAACTTCACGATGGTGGTACGGATATCGAGACGCAAGAGGAGATGAAAAAGGATTCGGGGCCCCATCGGGAAAGCAAACGAACGGGTTTGATG GCTAAAGATAAGGGCAACCCATTCCGAAAATACCGCGCAAAAATTGAAATGATGGTCGAAAGACGAAACGAGATATTTGAGAGTGCCGAATCGGCTGAAATCACCACAAGCATCCTAACCGATAGCGAAAAAGACGAGGATCTATTATATTCTTCGACAGAAGAATATAAGAAGGAGAGAATGGCCGACTGGCTAttggaggagaaaaagaatgaaaacgtTAAAACAAATATTCGAAACGAGTCGAATGACGATTCGAGCGTTCTCAGCGGGAGACGTTGCTCGTATTCTTCGGAGGATTACGAAAAAGTCGATGTTAAAAGTCAATGTTACCCGGAAGCCTTTGTAGAACGTGACTTCGATGTCAACGAGAGCTTTCACCGCAAAAAGATCACGGGAATATCTAAATCGACGTGTGATAGAGAATCGATATTGTTTTCCAGCGACGAGGAAAAAAGTAGTCTacggaataataagaaaaagaagaaaaagaaaaagaaaaagaagagacagtTTGCTAGATACGTACTGCACTATGTACCAGGATATCCGGGCAAACGTCATAAACAaccaacgaaaaagaagaagaagcattaTCGCTTCGTAACGTCGTTTGACTCACGGGCGAGATCCTTGGGCGAAGAGGATGAAACGAGTATTGAAGAGAATCAGGAGTTTTCGCGACCAAAGAGTCTCTCGAGATTCGAATTGAAATACGTCATGATTTCGGCTCCATCGAATTTTGTTCACATTGCCTCGGCTACCAATACGCGCTTAATGTCCAATGAAAAGATCGCTAGCTCAAAATTAGAACAATCGATTATCACTCACGAAGAAAAATCCGCTAATTTACCTCTCCTCCTACGAGGGAAAGAAGTTGACAAAAGTATTAATCGGCTTATCGGTGAAGAAACGCCTATGAAAAATTTACGAC ACGTCAACGAAGGTAGAACGCCTtacgtagaaataaaaaggacgtCCCTAGGCAATGCGGAGGAGCGTAAGGGCGAAATCGTAGATCCTTGCCGATCGGTGAAAATCGAAACGGACGATCGCGAGATGAGAATTTCTTACGAACCTATATTACGCACCAATGTCAGTTTTCTTTGGAGCGATCGAACGAGAAATTTCTTGGACAACAAAAACGAGCAAACTCGACTTTCTTCCTCGCTCgtagaaaagaatgaagaaacgTTCGCGGGAACGTTCGAAGAACCGTACGACGACGTGGGACCACCGCTGTCCAAGTCCTTCTCTCAG GAAGACGATTACGACGATGTGGGACCACCGCCGACATGCTCCGATGAAAATACGCTTGGCGATGGAAAATACGCGAAGGATGACACGTACGACGACGTTTTGGtgccatttttaaataaaatcgaagaaaaagttgAAACGATATTGGATGATGAGAGACAAGAAAGCTCGATTAACAACGATTATTACAGTCTCGAGGATGGTGAGGATGAAAGGTACATTTACGATGACGTTGCTGTACCCGTTGGCGAGGAACGCGTCAATAGTCTCTATGGGGATTCCATGGCCGCCTCTTTTATGGGATCGGTCCTGACGAACGGCAAAGAATCCGAATGGGAGGACGTGGACGATTTTACAAACGCATTGCCTTGCTACTGTCAACATGACTGCACATG TGAAAAGAATCGCGAACGGTGTAATACGTGGAGTAAAAAGAAGACTGGACAACGGTCCGGCAAAAAGTGGAAAAGACGGCGTTCGAGAAGATGTAGGAAAACCTCGGCTTCCTCCGCGCGAACTCGCCACGACTCTATTGTTGACG TGGCCATCACCGGTTCTGCTCTGTTACTGGCCGATCATtcgggaaaaaaggaaggagaatgGAGATCATCGGGAAATTCGGAATTGGATGGAGAGTCCGTTGGTACGAAGACCCAAGGCCTCGTCCAAATGAGACTCGTGGATCTTGACGAAGACACGGACATGCAGGAGGCGTCGTGTTACGTTCACGAAG AAAGCGCCTCGGAAGATAGCACATATGAGAGCCTTCGTTTTTGCCAACCGGATGACTTCGGTATGGATTCGGAAAGCGAAACGAGTGGGCGCGTAAACGGGCCCAATCTTAATGCCGAGAATCGAGGTGAAAATACTACCAATGGGAATGTTTACCTGGAGGCTCCCGCGAAACCAATACCACCGCCTCCGAGAGAATCTAGTCTGACGGAAACATTAGGTAGAAGAATAAAGATGTTGCGGAGAACGTGGAGCATCACCAAGGGGAGTCTTGGCCGAATTCGAAGAAGAACTTTGTTCTTCGAGGAAGAACAAGCTGCCGAAGAAGGCAAGGACCTTGCCAACGTACACCATCAACAACAACTGCCAGacaatggaaaatattttagcTTTAGAAAACATTTCCGAAAGAACCTCACCAGCTTTTCGACCTTTTATCTAAATGATAGCGACGGTATTTGCACCTCGaggaacaacaataataataatggtaccAGCAAAGAAGCCATTTATGGTAATACCAATTGGTACGCCGCGTGGTCTGGTACGacgaaaattaataacgactGCGAATCTTCGTCGCGAGACGTCG ATCACTACAGCGTCTTGGCGGACCAAGAACCTTTGTATCAATTTTATGAGGCAGCCGTTGCGCGTGTAGCCTTCGAGTCGGATTCCGACGGATACGAGGAA GTAGAAGATTTAAATTTTCCTCCGCTCGCTACGGAGGATTTTCTAAAACCAGGGCAACGTACTTTATGGTGTCAAACTCCGCAAGTTGTACGCAGCGGACTCTTAC AGAGATTAACGccggaagaaaagaaaatacaagaaGCAAAGTTTGAGATCCTTACGTCAGAAGCATCCTACTTGAATTCGCTTCGTGTTCTTGACAACGAATTTCTTCGCAATCACGAGttaacgaatgaaattttgaCGAGCTCTGAGAAAGATAAACTATTTGGCGGAGTACCTGCTGTGATTAAAGCATCGGAAAGATTATTGGCGGATCTGGAAATAATATGGAAGGAAGATCctacattaaataatttgcCTGACATTTTACTTAAACACTCGGacaaatatttagatatattcgTCGGATATTGCtctaatcaaattaaaatagatatgACGTTGAAAGAATTGAG AGCGAGGAAAGGTGGCTCCAAATTTGTCGAGGCTGTCGCACAAATAGAGTCCCGTCCTGAATGTCAAAGCTTGCCATTAAATTCGTTCCTTATGCTACCGATGCAACGTATTACaag acTCCCGCTGTTAGCCGATGCAGTACTTTCTAAATTATCCGTCGAAAATACCGCTGATAGATCCTCCTGGGAAAAAGTTTTATCAACTTTCACTTATGTCGCGTCGGAGTGTAACGAGGGTGCACGTGCTGCGGCTCAAGAGGCAGAAATGGAAATGATAACGAG GAAATTGGAATATTCGGCAAAAATTAAGACATTGGCATTAAAAAATCgacgtttaattaaaaaaggacCCGTTATACGATTAACTACGAAGGCGGATATGGAATATAAGCTTACATTTGGGAAGAAGTTCAACAAAACACCGCTATACCTTTTTCTACTTACAGATTATCTTCTAGTCACAAAGATTAAACACAA TACTCACGACGAAGCTTACATCGTAACGGACGTTTGCAAAAGAAATCTTCTTGCCTTGGAAACCGTTTCCGAGGATTCACCCTTTGCTGGTCGCAATGCAATGATGTTAACTCTTTTGGAAAATTATTCTGGTAAGCAGGCCGAATATGTTTTAACCTGTGAAAGCAAtacggaaagagaaagatggttGGAAGCTATATCACCGCCTAAACGAGAAACGTTCGGAGAAACGCTTTACGAAGCCTGGGATTGTCCTCAAGTAATGGCTCTTTATTCTTACTCGCCGAGCCAACCCGATGAGCTTACATTGCAACCAG GAgatgttattaacgtaatgaGAAAAATGACGGATGGCTGGTATCACGGCGAGAAGCTATTGAACGGCGAGCAAGGTTGGTTTCCTGCTAATTATACGAAAGAAGTTGCCTCTGAACACGTGCGCGCGAGAAACTTGAAACAGAGACATCGTCTGTTGGCCCTTACGGGTAGCGTTTTACAAAGAAGAGCAAAACAAAACTTGGCCGATCGTCTGCAAAGCGTATCGTAA